In the Malaya genurostris strain Urasoe2022 chromosome 1, Malgen_1.1, whole genome shotgun sequence genome, one interval contains:
- the LOC131425627 gene encoding ATP-binding cassette sub-family C member 4-like, which translates to MLFGWIEKTACKFRFAQAGYSEPILKNYLKFVNRDNAFSKNKTGNPIRHASFVSRWAFWWLKDIFRAGLRHEITEDQLYAALPELRGARLSEKFERLWTEELERKQPLLIRAFYRAYGNAILFWGLLFSVFESVSRVTQPLFLGTFLSYFATSETTFNEREAFYYAVGMIICSLLPVVTFHHYFMFVAVVSMKLRIGSSCLIYQKSMKLTNSAKGTGGVSGVIINLMSNDVDRFEMALYLIHDLWKGPALCLILGYLIYLEIGYPGLLGLAFLLSFIPLQTWISRKASAYRMKAAKRTDSRVSLMNEIIHGIQVIKMYTWESRFAKMVKQVRRKEINAIRGGTYIRATLTSFFVISRVSIFLSLLSYTYTGNLITARKVFITSSFFSILNESMVHFWPLAITFCAEAYISVKRVQEFLLTTEGKPRTKAIASATEKGGGASIENEEKKVVKSNGTVDNSGENERLLMARRVVNLNSEKKGIVMEDVTASWFMSEEESNVGITSVTTTIEEGRLCVVIGSVGSGKTTFLQVLLGELEVDEGLVQINGSVSYAAQEPWLFEDSIRNNILFVEEYDEQRYLTVIKICALERDFELFPHGDQTIVGERGISLSGGQKARVNLARAVYKRSDIYLLDDPLSAVDTHVGKHIYEMCIRDFLSNKVCVLVTHQLQYLKDVQHVLLMEAGCVKTQGTFRELKRTRLDSITSLSSEDSSPEDQFEQDFKESTVDCEKKFLDETKQQETVKESLEKGKVKLSVYKTYMTSLDNYLWIVLVVLLLILAQLALSAVDYFIAEWVNWEESLVAKTFELKENQTTDTQLENITLASNDHDEKRYQFIVTYAVLIGAFVYLIVQRTFSFSSTCLRISMTLHDRMFQGLTRATMHFFNTNPSGRILNRFSNDIGAIDTELPFSLFECITIILEVISVVSLASIVNYWLLLPTVIMAFLMHYIRKIYLHSSRVIKRIESVNRSPIFAQTNATIQGLTTIRAFQAQRTLTEEFNEQIDINTSAHYITEAASRAFALWLDFVCVIYIAVVMLSFVIWGRDMLGGSVGLAISQTLNLIGMCRWGIQETADLENHMVSVERVSEYTNLEPEPPLESEPKYRPQRNWPEHGMVEFSNVDLSYSDDGEKVLKDLNFTIWPNEKIGIVGRTGAGKSSLIQALFRLAPYEGVIEIDGLDTKTLGLKDLRSKISIIPQDPILFSGTLRSNLDPFEEKNDEELWDVLDQVELKEAISSFAGGLQCKVSDGGSNFSMGQRQLVCLARAMLRKNKILVLDEATANVDPKTDKLIQTTIRTEFAECTVLTIAHRLHTVMDSDRVLVMDAGRVVEFGHPHDLINEAATGYLRQLVENTGPTTAATLMQIAEENLKGKNHPKLK; encoded by the exons ATGCTGTTCGGTTGGATCGAGAAAACCGCT TGTAAATTCCGCTTTGCCCAGGCTGGTTATTCGGAACCGATATTAAAGAATTATTTAAAGTTTGTGAACCGGGACAACGCATTCAGCAAGAACAAAACAGGAAACCCGATCCGACATGCATCCTTCGTGTCGCGATGGGCCTTCTGGTGGTTGAAGGATATTTTTAGGGCCGGCCTTCGGCATGAGATTACAGAGGATCAGTTGTACGCCGCATTGCCTGAACTCAGAGGTGCCAGATTGTCGGAGAAATTCGAACGGCTGTGGACCGAAGAGCTCGAGAGGAAGCAACCTCTATTGATACGAGCTTTCTATAGAGCTTATGGAAATGCCATCCTGTTTTGGGGATTACTATTTTCAGTGTTCGAATCGGTTAGCCGAGTTACTCAACCGCTGTTCCTCGGTACGTTTCTTTCGTACTTCGCGACCAGTGAAACAACCTTCAACGAACGTGAAGCGTTTTACTATGCTGTCGGAATGATAATCTGCTCGTTGCTTCCCGTAGTTACGTTTCATCACTACTTCATGTTTGTTGCCGTGGTCAGTATGAAACTCCGTATCGGAAGTTCATGTTTAATCTACCAGAAG TCAATGAAACTAACGAATTCAGCAAAGGGTACCGGAGGTGTAAGTGGAGTAATCATCAATCTGATGTCCAACGATGTTGACAGATTTGAAATGGCACTTTACTTGATTCACGATCTTTGGAAAGGTCCAGCGCTTTGTTTAATTTTAGGTTATCTGATATACCTCGAAATAGGCTATCCAGGCCTACTGGGATTGGCATTTCTGTTAAGTTTCATTCCATTACAAA CTTGGATCAGTAGAAAAGCGTCCGCATATAGGATGAAGGCGGCCAAAAGAACCGACAGCCGGGTAAGCTTGATGAACGAAATCATTCACGGTATTCAAGTTATCAAGATGTACACCTGGGAGAGCCGGTTTGCGAAGATGGTGAAACAGGTGCGCCGCAAAGAAATCAACGCCATTCGCGGTGGCACCTACATACGGGCCACTCTAACCTCGTTCTTCGTAATCTCTCGAGTGTCGATCTTTCTCAGCCTGCTGTCCTACACGTACACGGGAAATCTGATCACCGCTCGGAAGGTGTTCATTACATCTAGCTTTTTCAGCATTTTGAACGAATCGATGGTCCATTTCTGGCCGTTGGCAATTACGTTCTGTGCAGAAGCATACATTTCGGTGAAAAGAGTGCAAGAGTTCTTACTGACAACGGAGGGAAAGCCGCGAACCAAAGCGATAGCAAGTGCCACGGAGAAAGGTGGTGGTGCTTCGATCGAAAACGAAGAAAAGAAGGTTGTGAAGAGTAACGGAACAGTGGACAATAGCGGAGAGAACGAACGGCTTCTGATGGCCAGAAGAGTAGTGAATTTAAATAGCGAGAAGAAAGGAATTGTGATGGAAGATGTCACTGCGAGCTGGTTCATGAGCGAAGAGGAATCGAACGTGGGAATAACTTCTGTCACAACAACGATAGAAGAAGGTCGGCTTTGTGTGGTGATTGGTTCTGTGGGATCGGGAAAGACTACCTTTCTGCAGGTTTTGCTAGGAGAACTGGAGGTTGACGAAggattggtccagatcaatggATCGGTGAGTTATGCGGCACAAGAACCGTGGCTATTCGAGGACAGCATTCGGAACAATATTCTCTTCGTCGAAGAATATGACGAACAGAGGTACCTAACGGTGATCAAGATCTGCGCTTTGGAGCGGGACTTCGAGCTGTTTCCGCATGGAGATCAAACGATCGTCGGAGAACGAGGTATCAGCCTCAGTGGAGGACAGAAGGCTAGAGTCAATTTGGCACGTGCCGTCTACAAGCGAAGCGATATCTATCTACTCGATGATCCACTGTCAGCGGTCGACACCCACGTCGGCAAGCACATTTACGAGATGTGTATCCGAGATTTCCTCTCGAATAAGGTTTGCGTTCTGGTGACGCATCAATTGCAGTATTTAAAAGATGTTCAGCACGTTTTGCTAATGGAAGCCGGATGTGTCAAAACACAGGGAACATTTAGGGAGCTTAAGAGAACCAGACTCGATTCGATAACGTCTTTGAGTTCGGAGGACTCTTCGCCAGAAGATCAGTTCGAACAAGACTTCAAAGAGTCGACTGTTGATTGTGAAAAGAAGTTTCTAGACGAAACAAAGCAACAGGAAACAGTTAAAGAATCTCTAGAAAAGGGCAAAGTGAAGCTGTCGGTGTACAAAACCTACATGACATCGCTCGATAATTACTTGTGGATAGTTCTAGTCGTTTTGCTTTTAATTTTAGCACAGCTAGCCCTAAGTGCAGTTGACTATTTCATAGCCGAATGGGTTAACTGGGAAGAATCGCTCGTCGCGAAAACTTTCGAATTGAAAGAAAATCAAACGACTGACACTCAGCTGGAGAACATAACACTAGCATCGAATGATCACGACGAAAAGAGATATCAATTTATAGTGACTTACGCTGTTTTAATTGGTGCTTTTGTTTATTTGATCGTACAGCGTACCTTCTCATTCTCCAGCACTTGTTTACGTATCTCAATGACACTTCACGATCGAATGTTTCAGGGATTAACTCGAGCTACAATGCATTTTTTCAACACTAACCCTTCCGGCAGAATCTTGAATCGTTTTTCGAATGATATTggagcgatcgatactgaactaCCGTTTTCTCTGTTTGAGTGCATTACG ATTATACTGGAAGTGATCTCCGTGGTGTCATTGGCATCGATTGTTAATTACTGGCTCCTACTGCCCACCGTGATCATGGCCTTCCTTATGCATTACATCCGGAAGATATACTTGCACAGTTCGCGAGTTATAAAACGCATCGAATCAGTCAATCGGTCACCCATCTTTGCTCAGACGAATGCGACCATTCAAGGTCTGACGACGATTCGTGCCTTTCAAGCACAGCGGACACTGACCGAAGAATTCAACGAGCAAATCGATATCAATACATCAGCTCACTACATCACTGAGGCAGCTTCGAGAGCTTTTGCGCTCTGGTTGGATTTTGTGTGTGTGATCTACATAGCAGTGGTAATGCTGAGTTTCGTCATTTGGGGTCGAGACATGCTCGGGGGAAGTGTTGGACTAGCAATATCGCAGACACTAAATTTGATAGGAATGTGTCGGTGGGGAATCCAGGAAACGGCGGACCTCGAAAATCATATGGTTTCGGTGGAGAGAGTGTCCGAGTATACCAATCTGGAACCGGAACCTCCGCTGGAGTCGGAACCAAAGTACAGACCTCAGAGAAACTGGCCCGAACACGGTATGGTAGAGTTCTCCAATGTGGATCTGAGTTATTCGGATGATGGAGAAAAGGTTTTGAAAGATTTAAACTTCACCATTTGGCCGAATGAAAAGATTGGAATTGTTGGCCGGACAGGAGCGGGCAAGTCCTCTCTCATCCAGGCATTGTTCCGACTAGCACCCTACGAAGGAGTGATCGAAATCGATGGTTTGGACACGAAGACACTTGGACTGAAAGATCTGAGGAGCAAAATTTCGATCATTCCGCAGGATCCGATTCTGTTTTCCGGGACGCTTCGGAGTAATTTAGATCCGTTCGAGGAGAAAAATGACGAGGAACTATGGGACGTGTTGGATCAGGTGGAGTTGAAGGAAGCGATTTCTTCTTTCGCCGGAGGATTGCAATGCAAAGTGTCCGACGGGGGTAGTAACTTTAGCATGGGACAACGACAGCTGGTTTGTCTGGCGAGGGCCATGCTTAGGAAGAACAAAATTTTAGTATTGGATGAAGCTACTGCCAACGTTGATCCAAA GACGGATAAACTCATTCAAACCACGATTCGCACTGAATTCGCTGAGTGTACAGTACTAACAATTGCCCATCGGCTGCACACGGTCATGGACAGCGATCGAGTTCTGGTGATGGATGCCGGCCGAGTCGTAGAATTCGGACATCCACACGATTTGATAAACGAAGCAGCGACTGGTTATCTGCGGCAATTGGTGGAAAATACTGGACCTACTACGGCCGCCACTTTGATGCAAATCGCCGAAGAGAATCTCAAAGGAAAAAATCACCCGAAATTAAAATGA
- the LOC131436541 gene encoding probable multidrug resistance-associated protein lethal(2)03659 produces MNRDKEFNKNKQENPIRHASFLSRRTFWWLKDIFRAGLRNEITEDLLYATLPEHRSSQLSVKFERLWAEELQRKRPSLMRTFFRAYGAATLFWGLLYSAFETANRVAQPLLLGSLVSYFSPGQTAISEREAYYYAAGVIFCSLVPVLTFHPFILFIFETGMKLRIGSSCLIYNKSMKLTKSATGIEGLSGKIINLLSNDVGRYDVALAFVHDLWKGPAECLLLGYFIYLEIGYSGILGMAFLLSFIPLQAWIGKKTATYRMKAAKRTDSRVRFMNEIIQGIQVIKMYTWESSFAKMVKQVRRKEINAIRGGTYIRATLTSFFVISRVSIFLSLLSYTYTGNLITARKVFITSSFFSILNESMVHFWPLAITFCAEGYISVKRVQEFLLTTEGKPRTKAIASATEKGGGALNENEEKKVVKSNGTVDNSGENERLLVARRVVNLNSEKKGIVMEDVTARWFMSEEESNVGITSVTTTIEEGRLCVVIGSVGSGKTTFLQVLLGELEVDEGLVQINGSVSYAAQEPWLFEDSIRNNILFVEEYDEQRYLTVIKICALERDFELFPHGDQTIVGERGISLSGGQKARVNLARAVYKRSDIYLLDDPLSAVDTHVGKHIYEMCIRDFLSDKVCVLVTHQLQYLKDVQHVLLMEAGCVETQGTFRELKRTRLDSITSLSSEDSSSENQSEQDFKKLTSHCEKSALDETKQEEVRESQGEGKVELSVYKTYITAIDSYCWIMFIVLLIVLAQIALSSVDYFVAEWVNWEESLGAQNGTLMEDQTNENTSLDTNSSMTNYTEERQQYILTYSILIGIFVYLLVQRTFSFYHACLRISINLHDRMFRGLTRATMHFFNTNPSGRILNRFSKDIGAIDTALPMSLFECSLFMLEMLAVVTLVSIVNQWFLVPTIVIAIVMYYIRRIYLTSSRTVKRIESVNRSPLFAQTNATIQGLSTIRAFHAQDVLIKEFNEQIDINTSAWYIFITTTRAFALWLDFVCVVYIAVVTLSLVKWGQHTLGGSVGLAITQTISLVGMCQWGMRQSAELENQMVSVERVTEYTNLKPEPPLESEHKYRPQRNWPEDGMIKFSNVDLSYSDDGEKVLKDLNFTIWPNEKIGIVGRTGAGKSSLIQALFRLAPYEGVIEIDGLDTKTLGLKDLRSKISIIPQDPILFSGTLRSNLDPFEEKNDEQLWDVLDQVELKEAISSFAGGLECKMSDGGSNFSMGQRQLVCLARAMLRKNKILVLDEATANVDPETDKLIQTTIRTKFAECTVLTIAHRLHTVMDSDRVLVMDAGRVVEFGHPHKLMNGGTGYLRRLVEQTGVATAAALMRIADENHKIKTLNK; encoded by the exons ATGAACCGGGACAAAGAGTTCAACAAGAACAAACAGGAAAACCCGATCCGGCATGCCTCGTTTCTGTCACGGCGGACCTTCTGGTGGTTGAAGGACATTTTCCGCGCCGGTTTGCGGAATGAAATTACGGAAGATCTCCTGTATGCCACACTACCCGAACACCGTAGCAGTCAACTATCGGTCAAGTTCGAGCGACTGTGGGccgaagaactgcaacggaaacGGCCAAGCCTGATGCGAACCTTCTTCCGAGCCTACGGGGCGGCTACATTGTTCTGGGGATTACTCTACTCGGCATTCGAAACGGCTAACCGTGTGGCTCAACCGCTACTGCTCGGTTCGTTGGTTTCATATTTTTCACCCGGCCAAACCGCAATCAGTGAACGCGAGGCTTACTACTATGCAGCCGGAGTGATTTTctgctcactggttcctgtacTTACATTCCAtccgtttattttgtttatattcGAAACGGGCATGAAACTTCGTATCGGTAGTTCCTGTTTGATCTATAACAAG TCCATGAAACTGACGAAATCGGCCACCGGAATCGAAGGTCTCAGCGGTAAAATCATCAATCTCCTGTCCAACGACGTTGGCAGATATGACGTTGCCCTTGCCTTCGTTCACGATCTCTGGAAAGGTCCAGCCGAGTGTTTACTTTTGGGATACTTCATCTATCTGGAGATAGGTTATTCCGGTATTCTCGGAATGGCATTTCTTCTGAGTTTTATTCCCCTGCAAG CTTGGATTGGCAAAAAGACGGCCACCTACAGAATGAAGGCAGCCAAGCGCACCGACAGTCGGGTGcgtttcatgaatgaaattaTTCAGGGTATTCAGGTTATCAAGATGTACACGTGGGAAAGTTCGTTTGCGAAGATGGTGAAACAGGTGCGCCGCAAAGAAATCAACGCCATTCGCGGTGGCACCTACATACGGGCCACTCTAACCTCATTCTTCGTGATCTCTCGAGTGTCGATCTTTCTCAGCCTGCTATCCTACACGTACACGGGAAATCTGATCACCGCTCGGAAGGTGTTCATTACATCTAGCTTTTTCAGCATTTTGAACGAATCGATGGTCCATTTCTGGCCGCTGGCAATAACGTTCTGTGCAGAGGGATACATTTCGGTGAAAAGAGTGCAAGAGTTCTTATTGACAACGGAGGGGAAGCCGCGAACCAAAGCGATAGCAAGTGCCACGGAGAAAGGTGGTGGTGCTTTGAATGAAAACGAGGAAAAGAAGGTTGTGAAGAGTAACGGAACAGTGGACAATAGCGGAGAGAACGAACGGCTTTTGGTGGCCAGAAGAGTAGTGAATTTGAATAGCGAGAAGAAAGGAATTGTGATGGAAGACGTCACTGCGAGATGGTTCATGAGCGAGGAGGAATCGAACGTGGGAATAACTTCGGTCACAACTACGATAGAAGAAGGTCGGCTTTGTGTGGTGATTGGTTCTGTGGGATCGGGAAAGACTACCTTTCTGCAGGTTTTGCTAGGAGAACTGGAGGTTGACGAAggattggtccagatcaatggATCGGTGAGTTATGCGGCACAGGAACCGTGGCTGTTCGAGGACAGCATTCGGAACAATATTCTCTTCGTCGAAGAATATGACGAACAGAGGTACCTAACGGTGATCAAGATCTGCGCTTTGGAGCGGGACTTCGAGCTGTTTCCGCATGGAGATCAAACGATCGTCGGAGAACGAGGTATCAGCCTCAGTGGAGGACAGAAGGCTAGAGTCAATTTGGCACGTGCCGTCTACAAGCGAAGCGATATATATCTACTCGATGATCCACTGTCAGCGGTCGACACCCACGTCGGCAAGCACATTTACGAGATGTGTATCCGAGATTTCCTCTCGGATAAGGTTTGCGTTCTGGTGACGCATCAATTGCAGTATTTAAAGGATGTTCAGCACGTTTTGCTAATGGAAGCCGGATGTGTCGAAACACAGGGAACATTTAGGGAGCTTAAGAGAACCAGACTCGATTCGATAACGTCTTTGAGTTCGGAGGACTCTTCTTCCGAAAACCAGTCCGAACAAGACTTCAAAAAGTTGACGTCTCACTGTGAAAAGTCGGCTTTGGACgaaacaaagcaagaggaagtcaGAGAATCTCAGGGGGAGGGCAAAGTGGAGCTGTCAGTGTACAAGACTTACATCACTGCAATCGACAGCTACTGTTGGATAATGTTTATCGTATTGCTTATAGTTCTAGCACAAATTGCTTTAAGCAGCGTTGACTATTTCGTAGCTGAGTGGGTCAACTGGGAGGAATCGCTAGGAGCGCAAAACGGCACACTTATGGAAGATCAAACCAATGAAAACACTTCGCTAGATACGAATTCATCGATGACGAATTACACCGAAGAAAGACAGCAATACATACTGACCTACTCTATCCTGATTGGAATTTTCGTCTATCTGCTCGTGCAGCGTACCTTCTCGTTCTACCATGCGTGTTTACGAATCTCAATCAATCTGCACGATCGAATGTTCCGTGGATTAACGCGAGCAACCATGCATTTCTTCAACACCAATCCATCGGGGCgaattttgaatcggttctcgaAGGACATAGGGGCAATCGACACCGCCCTGCCTATGTCCTTGTTCGAGTGTAGCTTG TTCATGCTGGAAATGCTAGCCGTGGTAACGCTGGTTTCGATTGTCAATCAGTGGTTCCTGGTGCCTACAATCGTCATTGCCATCGTCATGTACTACATCCGGAGGATTTATCTCACCAGTTCACGAACCGTAAAACGTATCGAATCGGTCAATCGATCACCACTTTTCGCTCAGACGAATGCCACAATTCAGGGTCTGTCAACGATTCGTGCCTTCCACGCGCAGGATGTATTGATTAAGGAATTCAACGAACAAATAGACATCAATACTTCTGCGTGGTATATTTTCATCACCACAACGAGGGCATTTGCTCTCTGGTTGGATTTTGTGTGTGTGGTTTACATTGCGGTCGTCACGTTGAGTCTGGTTAAGTGGGGTCAACACACTCTCGGTGGAAGCGTTGGTTTGGCCATAACCCAGACCATCAGTTTGGTGGGAATGTGCCAGTGGGGCATGCGACAATcggccgagctcgagaatcaaATGGTTTCGGTGGAGAGAGTGACCGAGTATACGAATCTGAAACCGGAACCTCCGCTGGAGTCGGAACACAAGTACAGACCGCAGAGAAACTGGCCCGAAGACGGTATGATAAAGTTCTCGAATGTGGATCTGAGCTATTCGGATGATGGAGAAAAGGTTTTGAAAGATTTAAACTTCACCATTTGGCCGAATGAAAAGATTGGAATTGTTGGCCGGACAGGAGCGGGCAAGTCCTCCCTCATCCAGGCTCTGTTTCGATTAGCACCCTACGAAGGAGTGATCGAAATCGATGGTTTGGACACGAAGACCCTTGGACTGAAAGATCTGAGGAGCAAAATTTCGATCATTCCGCAGGATCCGATTCTGTTTTCCGGGACTCTTCGGAGTAATTTAGATCCGTTCGAGGAGAAAAATGACGAACAACTATGGGACGTGTTGGATCAGGTGGAGTTGAAAGAAGCGATCTCTTCTTTCGCCGGAGGATTGGAATGCAAAATGTCCGACGGGGGTAGTAACTTCAGCATGGGACAACGACAGCTGGTTTGTTTGGCGAGGGCCATGCTTAGGAAGAACAAAATATTAGTATTGGATGAAGCCACAGCCAACGTGGACCCgga GACGGATAAACTCATTCAAACCACAATCCGGACGAAGTTCGCTGAGTGCACAGTATTAACAATCGCTCATCGGCTACACACGGTCATGGATAGCGACCGGGTTCTGGTGATGGATGCCGGTCGAGTAGTGGAATTCGGACATCCCCACAAGCTGATGAACGGAGGAACCGGATATCTTCGACGATTGGTGGAACAAACAGGAGTGGCAACGGCCGCCGCACTGATGCGGATTGCCGACgaaaatcataaaataaaaacattaaataaGTAG